In a genomic window of Phyllostomus discolor isolate MPI-MPIP mPhyDis1 chromosome 5, mPhyDis1.pri.v3, whole genome shotgun sequence:
- the LOC114495968 gene encoding arylacetamide deacetylase-like 3 — protein sequence MWALLLVLLKAACVCFVGMGLWVICSHFFTTDIPAAISHPVKLRVLHCLFQLLVTWGTIFEKLGICSMPQFVSFVYNRLPSKQDPDVVVKDLRFGTIPVRVYQPRMSSCTPRRGVLFFHGGGTIIGSLKTYHLICCRLSKESDSVVLAVGYRKAPQHKFPTPVRDCLVATVHFLRTLDVYGVDPARVVLCGDSAGGGMAAVVCQKLMDWSDLPKIRAQILVYPVVQMMDFRLPSYQQSAKTPLLSRNFAFRCFCYYMDIHPSWKSVVMKRAHLPVEVWEKYRKWLGSENIPERFKKRGYQEVPLVPYNEDAYLETQQALDLMNTPLIAEDEIVSRLPEACIVSCENDLLRDDSLLYKKRLEDLGVPVTWHHMEDGFHGVLNMLSMPYFQFPCSTRILNAMVHFLKGL from the exons ATGTGGGCCCTTCTGCTGGTCCTCCTCAAGGCAGCCTGTGTGTGCTTTGTGGGGATGGGGCTGTGGGTCATCTGTAGCCACTTCTTCACTACAGACATCCCTGCAGCCATCAGCCACCCTGTGAAACTGCGGGTTTTGCACTGTCTCTTCCAGCTGTTGGTGACCTGG GGCACCATTTTTGAGAAACTGGGAATCTGCTCTATGCCCCAATTTGTCTCATTTGTATACAACCGACTGCCATCCAAGCAGGACCCAGACGTGGTGGTCAAGGACCTCCGCTTTGGGACTATCCCAGTGAGGGTGTACCAGCCCAGGATGTCCTCCTGCACTCCCCGGAGGGGCGTCCTGTTCTTCCACGGTGGTGGGACCATCATCGGGAGCCTGA AAACTTACCATTTGATATGCTGTCGTTTGTCCAAAGAGAGTGACTCTGTGGTTTTAGCAGTTGG ATACCGCAAGGCGCCCCAGCATAAATTTCCAACGCCAGTGAGAGACTGCCTTGTGGCCACCGTCCACTTCCTCAGGACCCTGGATGTGTACGGGGTGGATCCAGCCCGGGTTGTACTCTGTGGTGACAGTGCTGGAGGGGGAATGGCAGCAGTAGTGTGTCAAAAACTTATGGACTGGTCAGATCTCCCCAAGATCCGTGCTCAGATTCTGGTCTATCCTGTTGTCCAAATGATGGATTTCCGACTCCCGTCCTACCAGCAGAGTGCAAAGACTCCACTGCTCAGCAGAAATTTTGCCTTCCGCTGTTTTTGTTATTACATGGACATCCACCCCTCTTGGAAAAGCGTAGTTATGAAACGTGCCCACTTGCCTGTTGAAGTGTGGGAGAAGTACAGAAAGTGGTTGGGCTCAGAAAACATCCCAGAGAGATTTAAGAAGAGAGGCTACCAGGAAGTGCCCCTTGTGCCCTATAACGAGGATGCTTACCTGGAGACACAACAAGCTCTGGATTTGATGAACACACCCTTGATTGCAGAAGATGAAATAGTGTCTCGGCTCCCGGAAGCTTGCATCGTGAGCTGTGAAAATGACCTTCTCCGGGATGATTCGCTGCTGTACAAGAAGAGACTGGAGGACCTGGGAGTCCCTGTGACTTGGCACCACATGGAGGATGGTTTTCATGGAGTGCTCAACATGCTCAGCATGCCCTACTTTCAGTTCCCCTGCTCCACGCGGATTCTAAATGCCATGGTCCATTTTCTAAAGGGGTTGTGA